tgtcccacatcggttagataaaatccctgagagttgtatatacgGACTTGGGCAATCCtccctcttgagctagcttttagAGTTGAGTTAAATCCAAATTCCAATCTTAACGtgtgtatgtatgtgtgtgtgtgtgtgtatatatatataaacaaaaccAAAACAAACAAATTGAGTTACTTCGGTCAAATTCTAAATGcatttttttgcaaaaaaaaattaatgaacgAAAATTGCATTCATTATCCTTATGAAATTTTAGAAGAGCACAAAATTCcctacataaatcaataatctttgttcttcaaaaaaataaaatcgataATCTTGGAAATCATATACCCTGAAAATGAGATCAATGAGATGAGTTGTGTGCATGTGCTTTTAGTTTACAAActaagatttttaaaacaatattagTTTGACATAAAACTTTACCTCTTCTACTTTTCATAATGGAGACGAATGCAACACTTGCCCGAACAAGATGCAGTCCTGGAGCCAAATTTCCAGGAGTAAATCATGGTGATGGTTACCATAAACATGACAGTATGCATACACAGTCTTTAGTGTCGTTAtacaacttaaatattttaaaatttcaaaaccgaGGCTCTTAAAAATGATACATACAAATCACCACGCGATGGGTCCATTCATTAAAAGTAGCTTTCTTCAGGCAAACTACGTATTTCAAGCCACTGGCttagaaaaaaataacaatacaaCTAATATTGACAATGCTACACCAAACCTATAATGGTTCCATTGCTAGACTATTTACCTTTGACAGAGTCGTTTCCAAACAGGGCTGCTTGAGTGTTGAACAACACTCGGAAAGAACCACCCAAGACCAtcttaataattaataagaatTTTCTCTGCAGGATCAAACCTGTGCGTGCTGCTATGATACTATATTATAGACCATTTCTTCTGAAACCTTGAGCTTATGAAAGACagccaaaaaaatttatgttttataaaaaaatcaagattgGTATTTTTTGATAggtgaaaaaaaatcaagattaGTAAATAAATTACATGCATTCCAAGGAAAAGAAGTTAACTTACCTTTTGAAAACTGCAGTCACATCTTCATTTAACTGTTCCATTTCAAGAAACAAGTCTCCACAATCATTTACATTGACAGTTTCCATTTCAAGGTTTTGGCGACCATTCAATTCGTCCCATTCGAACCACAATTTTGTCATGGACTCCTTCCTGAAGCAGGTGGTATGATCAGCTTCCTCTGGGGAGCCACTAGCAATCAACCTATATGTATAAACCTTCCTCACCTGGCCAGGCCTGAATGCTCGCCCTATTGCTTGTCGTGTGACAGAAGGGTTTAGGTGAACATCAAATATTATAATGCGTGACGCCCCTACAAGGGATATTCCTTCACCACATGCTTTAATTGAGCCAAAAAAAACTTTCGCGTCAGCTGAAGTATTGAACTTTTCCATGTAAGATTCTCGAGTCTCCACATCTGAGTCACCTGTGATCATGAACATCTCTATACCAATTCTGTAACCCTTCATTTTAGAAGTCAGTCTCTCGAGAAATTTAAGGGGCAGAAGATATTGGCTGAAAACCAGTAACTTTTCGCCGTTAGATGCACATAGCTGGAGGAGATTTAGGTAGAATTTAGACTTAACACCTTCTCTCACATCCAGTTTCTCCAATATGGTATCAATTTTCCCCTCGTCGATTCTATCTTTAACACCAGAATTCTGGGAGAGAGCCTTCAACTTTGGATGCGCATATATTGCACTGCCTTGTGCATTGATTGTGAACTTTCTTCCCAGCCTTGTTAGCTCTTTAACTTCTTTTTGTTGCCAGGGACTGAGATGGAGAAACACTGAAAAATCCACAAGTCCTGGAAGTTCATCTAAATTGTCACCCTTGTAATAGTGCAAGACTTTTTTCGTCATTTCACGGAGATCTTGTATGACAGTCACTTTCCTAGCGTAGTTCTCATCTTTTAACAGGGTGTGCTCTATCAATTCATAGAATTCGTTCTCTCTACCACTTTTCATCAAGTTCCTATGGGTGGAAATTTCCGCCCTGCTCAAGATACACCTCTTCACTGCTTTAGATGTCTCCATTTTCAAAAACCTTGGGCGAACAAggtttaaaatattgaaaacttCTTTTACATGGTTCTGATAAAGTGTTCCAGAAAGAACAACCTTCCTTTGAGTCTGAACCCTCTCAAGGGAGGTTAAAACATCAGTGTCCTGGTTTCGAGGAGTGTGCCCTTCATCCAAAATGAGAATCGAAGGACATAGCAGTAAAATCTCTTGGCATGCAACAACAGTTTTCCCATTATCAGTGTCACATACAATAGAGGAGAACTGTTTATAACCCAAAAACAATATGCTCCTCACTTCTGACCATTGCTTCAGAACTTCAAGCTGCTGTGCACGACTATCAGCTTTGACGGAGTAGAAGTCGTACATTGGTATGTCTTCAACTTGCCATCTAATAAATTCTTTCTTCCAAATGGCCAAAATTCCCCTCGGCAGAACAACTAGAGGTCTGGCAGATGGATATTTTGCCATGAAACTCTGAAGGAAACTGATTATCATAAATGTCTTACCAGAACCAGGGGCATGCGCCATAATACAACCTCCAGGATTCTCCACCACCAAGTTGCTTACTAGAAAATTGAATCCCTCAACTTGATGTGGCTTCATCTCCTTCTTGTGTCGTGGATGTGGATAGATTTCAGCAGCAGTGAAATCACAACCAGATGGTTTAAATCCATCTGGGAAAACTTCTTCTATGTCTCTGGATGTACGCCCTTCGTAATGGTAAGTCCTTGTGCTCCTTGTGCTCTAAATTTGAATTGGATGCAAGTAAACCAGTGGTCAGAGTAAAATCTCGTTTTTTCATCGATCCAAATAAACAATGCACAGACACGGATGGCTTCAGTGTAGAATTTGGAATTAGAGGTGGAACAAAATTATCGTGGAGAAATTTCAAAATAAGCACTGAAAGGTAAAGACTGAATGCATTCAAAGCCACGTCCGACTTCTGCCTAGGAAAAAATAAGTTACAAAAGTAACTAAACAATTGTCCAGACAAGTATTCGATAAGAAACGGAACTCCATCCAGATTAACTATTTGCAATATTCTTTTGGTGCACATTCATGGAATGAGAAAACGTTAAGATGCACCTGCAGCTTAAGATAaataatggaatattgatgTCCTAATCCATAGATATTCCTGATGAAGCAAAATATTTAAAGCCACAAACCAGACATAATGCTTCAAGAAAAACCTAGAATGGCACAATTTATCGATGCATTCTAGACACTGACAACAAAGTACAAAATGGAACAATATGTCAGACCTGGATGGAAAAAGACGCTTACAATGTGCACTATGAGCATGAACTTATTTAGTTTTTTCCATATGAAAGTAGAAAGGTAGTTACGACACATCAAATATAATCGACTTGATAAGCACAAAATGCATTAGAGTAACACAAATCAAGCAAAAGCACACTCGTACAGATTAAAATTCGGGGTCTTTGGTATGTACAGTATAACCGGAAGCAACGCTTCTTTAGAAAACTGAAGTCAGCTTACAGAAGAAACTATGACAGATCAACGTGGACCACTTGAAATGCTCATATCAGACTACAAACATAAAATTATAGCAATGATATCCATTGAACTGAAAATCCATACCTTGGAGAAGTTATACTCGATAATTGTCTCTATTCCTCTCTTAATTACTCCACAAATGCGGCAGACATCACCAATATCATCTTTCAGTATATAAGTATGTTGGCATTCAATTTCACCCTCAGCTTCAAATTCATCAGGAACTTCATTGACTTCCTGGGACATATCAAAAGACTTGCCAACCACTCCCAAACATGTAATAGTGattcagatttttaaaaattatatggaATGGACGGACAACTGCCAGATTTTCATCACCAAaagtttatatattaattaaaagaatagttattttaattactaGAAACCAACATAGATACGCTGTGGATAGCTATCTCAAAAGAATTTGGCCAAGAAGAAGATCGCACGGCAGGACAAAGAGGTTTTAGTACAGAAATGCAAATGACAAACAGGTAATAGATTATTAGGTTTAAAAATAAACAGAATTTAAAAACAGATACAGAGATATGTTTGGTTTTGTTCCATGGATTTCGGAGGTTTGTTTTGAGAAAATGAGGCCGTTCataggggaaaaaaaaaatactacgATCTCATAATTTCCActgtgaaatttaaaaaaatatcatatctttCAGTAAAAATGCTAAGTTGCATTTACTTATAGAAAAGATAcctttaacatcaccaaaaaaaaCTCCGGAAGAAAATTGTTATTCTGTTAGCAAACAGCTCCAAGTTACAATCTTACAGTTGCAGCACCAAAAACCACTGTGGAGTCAATCTTAGACTACCCAGAACCTAATGTTTGCCTCAATCAGCCACATTGATTTTGAGCATTTAAATATGTGTCATAAGTAGCTATGTGAGTTGAAAGAAGTGCAATGACCATTAATAACATTAAAAGGAATCACATAAATAGATCATAAGCACAGTTACCTTGGAACACTCTAATGCAACTGTCATCTCATTCCAAATGCCACCCAGACCATCAGAATTGGTGTCAGACATTTCACTACTTTCATCCATCTCCATGTCATCATCCGTACCAGAAATAGACGCGCTTTTACCTTCTAAGGATTGGGTTTCAGCAGACATACATACATTTCCTTCTCCAGAACTTTGGCGTCGAGCAAAATTTTGTTCCTGCATAGTAATGATACAATCGAGTGAAtgacaatcaaatcaaatagaTAACTGTTTACGTGATCAATGCATGAAATTTGTTAGTTCGCCATACAAGATAATCCAGATAACAAAACCAGATGATTGTCCACACCCCAATCCCCACTCAAAACGTAATGCATCGAATAAATAACAAGTATGCAGcccaatattttttcatggtttCGGCACAAATACAACTCTCAATTTGATAAGGTCATGCTGACACAATTAACAGAATAAGCATATATGATTCCATATGTAAACAAATTCAGACATAATTTACCACAAAATCCTTAATAAGAAGCTTTCCAGAAGGATTCAAGTTCACTTCCATATATGGAGAAGTAAAGTTCTCACTCCTGACACCATTGTCATCATCTAGACCCGCCAGATTGGGTGGCTGCACAGATGTAGCAAACTTTTGGACTGAAGCATTACTTTCATCTTCTTGATCATCATCAAGGTCGATGACATCAGGTTCAGCTGTTTCATTTGTCCTTGGCACCATTTTATTTTGCACATCAGAACACCTGTACGGTAGTGAAGAATCCTCTCCATAGTGAGAGTCCAATAACTTCTTCCTTCGAGCAAGAAGCTCCTTAATATCATTGGTTACACTCCCAAATTTTCCAGAATCCAACTCTTTAAGCCAACAGTTTGACCATAATGGATCAGAGTAATCTGAAAGTTTGGAACAtgattttttccttttctgcTCAGACTCAAATTGCCATGAAGCAACGAAAGTGCTGTCGTTGTACCCAATTCCCTCATTTAATTTTATCCTTTTCTGCCCTTTTTGGAACAAATCTGTCGGTACGTACTCAAATCcagtaaataaaaacattataaACACCAATAAATTTGAAGGGTAAAACTAACAACTGATGGCCGGTCATTCTTTGCGCGTATAACTGATATTTAAATCAAGTTACAGTTTGAAAGTAGTTCTTTATCTTTAAAGTTTGACTTACAATTTC
This genomic interval from Primulina huaijiensis isolate GDHJ02 chromosome 14, ASM1229523v2, whole genome shotgun sequence contains the following:
- the LOC140957080 gene encoding protein CHROMATIN REMODELING 35-like isoform X3; its protein translation is MSGGEATTSRDLFQKGQKRIKLNEGIGYNDSTFVASWQFESEQKRKKSCSKLSDYSDPLWSNCWLKELDSGKFGSVTNDIKELLARRKKLLDSHYGEDSSLPYRCSDVQNKMVPRTNETAEPDVIDLDDDQEDESNASVQKFATSVQPPNLAGLDDDNGVRSENFTSPYMEVNLNPSGKLLIKDFVEQNFARRQSSGEGNVCMSAETQSLEGKSASISGTDDDMEMDESSEMSDTNSDGLGGIWNEMTVALECSKEVNEVPDEFEAEGEIECQHTYILKDDIGDVCRICGVIKRGIETIIEYNFSKSTRSTRTYHYEGRTSRDIEEVFPDGFKPSGCDFTAAEIYPHPRHKKEMKPHQVEGFNFLVSNLVVENPGGCIMAHAPGSGKTFMIISFLQSFMAKYPSARPLVVLPRGILAIWKKEFIRWQVEDIPMYDFYSVKADSRAQQLEVLKQWSEVRSILFLGYKQFSSIVCDTDNGKTVVACQEILLLCPSILILDEGHTPRNQDTDVLTSLERVQTQRKVVLSGTLYQNHVKEVFNILNLVRPRFLKMETSKAVKRCILSRAEISTHRNLMKSGRENEFYELIEHTLLKDENYARKVTVIQDLREMTKKVLHYYKGDNLDELPGLVDFSVFLHLSPWQQKEVKELTRLGRKFTINAQGSAIYAHPKLKALSQNSGVKDRIDEGKIDTILEKLDVREGVKSKFYLNLLQLCASNGEKLLVFSQYLLPLKFLERLTSKMKGYRIGIEMFMITGDSDVETRESYMEKFNTSADAKVFFGSIKACGEGISLVGASRIIIFDVHLNPSVTRQAIGRAFRPGQVRKVYTYRLIASGSPEEADHTTCFRKESMTKLWFEWDELNGRQNLEMETVNVNDCGDLFLEMEQLNEDVTAVFKR
- the LOC140957080 gene encoding protein CHROMATIN REMODELING 35-like isoform X1 — its product is MSNQIVDNGSDELWMVVRKRPVRFSLIEYCLITGLDCAIEPEDLPDGGVFGTRHFAGKSEIVLSDLEAKISVQVQNETGIDVEKLKMASLYFCCAVFGEGTRKKTMKINPKYLRLVDDLDRFNTYPWGRIAYRDAVRCLKKDLLGRYTYLTEAQGRKEVDGSFLVGGFVLPMQILAYEYYPSVAQKFAKRRDVDGLMLPRMFQWVTNTWPSNHAPSAVDVSVAFGDCAIDDCLGCLTPTPEELVSPYYTTGVFVDSAPDAVITRVFELWRQGQTVICSEHPLESPSIQHTPLSPDGYSTPSAHSSPDGSSTRSADATRSSSSTSSPIRTGPRVHFGLNLSRRPSPLEHRFESRLTTLEDSVTSMRLEMRAGFIETRACIRNINLAFDELRSSLTEQIRAGFAEIRSHMPGVAEIRSPTPVREKRDYSIAYSRGRKRKSSETYFGVDDNMAREIGSSSQAYPQPIFEPSLPTITEESSEDIQVTPDAVMSGGEATTSRDLFQKGQKRIKLNEGIGYNDSTFVASWQFESEQKRKKSCSKLSDYSDPLWSNCWLKELDSGKFGSVTNDIKELLARRKKLLDSHYGEDSSLPYRCSDVQNKMVPRTNETAEPDVIDLDDDQEDESNASVQKFATSVQPPNLAGLDDDNGVRSENFTSPYMEVNLNPSGKLLIKDFVEQNFARRQSSGEGNVCMSAETQSLEGKSASISGTDDDMEMDESSEMSDTNSDGLGGIWNEMTVALECSKEVNEVPDEFEAEGEIECQHTYILKDDIGDVCRICGVIKRGIETIIEYNFSKSTRSTRTYHYEGRTSRDIEEVFPDGFKPSGCDFTAAEIYPHPRHKKEMKPHQVEGFNFLVSNLVVENPGGCIMAHAPGSGKTFMIISFLQSFMAKYPSARPLVVLPRGILAIWKKEFIRWQVEDIPMYDFYSVKADSRAQQLEVLKQWSEVRSILFLGYKQFSSIVCDTDNGKTVVACQEILLLCPSILILDEGHTPRNQDTDVLTSLERVQTQRKVVLSGTLYQNHVKEVFNILNLVRPRFLKMETSKAVKRCILSRAEISTHRNLMKSGRENEFYELIEHTLLKDENYARKVTVIQDLREMTKKVLHYYKGDNLDELPGLVDFSVFLHLSPWQQKEVKELTRLGRKFTINAQGSAIYAHPKLKALSQNSGVKDRIDEGKIDTILEKLDVREGVKSKFYLNLLQLCASNGEKLLVFSQYLLPLKFLERLTSKMKGYRIGIEMFMITGDSDVETRESYMEKFNTSADAKVFFGSIKACGEGISLVGASRIIIFDVHLNPSVTRQAIGRAFRPGQVRKVYTYRLIASGSPEEADHTTCFRKESMTKLWFEWDELNGRQNLEMETVNVNDCGDLFLEMEQLNEDVTAVFKR
- the LOC140957080 gene encoding protein CHROMATIN REMODELING 35-like isoform X2, producing MASLYFCCAVFGEGTRKKTMKINPKYLRLVDDLDRFNTYPWGRIAYRDAVRCLKKDLLGRYTYLTEAQGRKEVDGSFLVGGFVLPMQILAYEYYPSVAQKFAKRRDVDGLMLPRMFQWVTNTWPSNHAPSAVDVSVAFGDCAIDDCLGCLTPTPEELVSPYYTTGVFVDSAPDAVITRVFELWRQGQTVICSEHPLESPSIQHTPLSPDGYSTPSAHSSPDGSSTRSADATRSSSSTSSPIRTGPRVHFGLNLSRRPSPLEHRFESRLTTLEDSVTSMRLEMRAGFIETRACIRNINLAFDELRSSLTEQIRAGFAEIRSHMPGVAEIRSPTPVREKRDYSIAYSRGRKRKSSETYFGVDDNMAREIGSSSQAYPQPIFEPSLPTITEESSEDIQVTPDAVMSGGEATTSRDLFQKGQKRIKLNEGIGYNDSTFVASWQFESEQKRKKSCSKLSDYSDPLWSNCWLKELDSGKFGSVTNDIKELLARRKKLLDSHYGEDSSLPYRCSDVQNKMVPRTNETAEPDVIDLDDDQEDESNASVQKFATSVQPPNLAGLDDDNGVRSENFTSPYMEVNLNPSGKLLIKDFVEQNFARRQSSGEGNVCMSAETQSLEGKSASISGTDDDMEMDESSEMSDTNSDGLGGIWNEMTVALECSKEVNEVPDEFEAEGEIECQHTYILKDDIGDVCRICGVIKRGIETIIEYNFSKSTRSTRTYHYEGRTSRDIEEVFPDGFKPSGCDFTAAEIYPHPRHKKEMKPHQVEGFNFLVSNLVVENPGGCIMAHAPGSGKTFMIISFLQSFMAKYPSARPLVVLPRGILAIWKKEFIRWQVEDIPMYDFYSVKADSRAQQLEVLKQWSEVRSILFLGYKQFSSIVCDTDNGKTVVACQEILLLCPSILILDEGHTPRNQDTDVLTSLERVQTQRKVVLSGTLYQNHVKEVFNILNLVRPRFLKMETSKAVKRCILSRAEISTHRNLMKSGRENEFYELIEHTLLKDENYARKVTVIQDLREMTKKVLHYYKGDNLDELPGLVDFSVFLHLSPWQQKEVKELTRLGRKFTINAQGSAIYAHPKLKALSQNSGVKDRIDEGKIDTILEKLDVREGVKSKFYLNLLQLCASNGEKLLVFSQYLLPLKFLERLTSKMKGYRIGIEMFMITGDSDVETRESYMEKFNTSADAKVFFGSIKACGEGISLVGASRIIIFDVHLNPSVTRQAIGRAFRPGQVRKVYTYRLIASGSPEEADHTTCFRKESMTKLWFEWDELNGRQNLEMETVNVNDCGDLFLEMEQLNEDVTAVFKR